A genomic segment from Rickettsia endosymbiont of Lasioglossum villosulum encodes:
- a CDS encoding AbrB/MazE/SpoVT family DNA-binding domain-containing protein: MIVQKSYINNNGRLAIPIKVRKKLKLKTGDEVTIKYNDSELIVSTFHSNIEKARNILDKYKNIDLNKELKLMRKYDSDVIPAEAGIQKNNKKY, translated from the coding sequence ATGATAGTACAGAAAAGTTATATTAATAATAATGGTAGACTTGCAATTCCTATAAAAGTTAGGAAAAAGTTAAAACTCAAAACAGGTGATGAGGTAACAATAAAATATAATGATTCAGAATTAATAGTATCAACTTTTCATTCAAATATAGAAAAAGCCCGAAATATATTAGATAAGTATAAAAATATTGATCTAAATAAAGAATTAAAGCTTATGAGAAAGTATGATTCTGATGTCATTCCCGCGGAGGCGGGAATCCAGAAAAATAATAAAAAATACTAA
- the mnmA gene encoding tRNA 2-thiouridine(34) synthase MnmA, producing the protein MINSNDRQSTLVVAMSGGVDSSVVAGILCEQGYNVIGITLQLYDHGMAVGKKNACCAGQDIYDAKMVANKLGMPHYVLDYESKFKESVIDNFVDSYLRGETPLPCVQCNKSVKFRDLIKTAKELGADKLVTGHYVRKINGDNGPELHMGLDPLKDQSYFLFATTKEQLEYLDFPLGSLTKDETRKLASKFGLEVADKPDSQNICFVPDGNYKNVINKMRPNASESGKILHINGFELGTHSGIINYTIGQRRGLGISYHEPLYVIKIDPNSNIVYVGPESALNVQEFVIKDVNWLAGSLKDGEKLEVSVKVRSTRPPRLAEISKLEGDRMKVKFLSEEKAVAPGQACVIYDGTRVLGGGWITRDVSSRGLTTGS; encoded by the coding sequence ATGATTAACTCAAACGATAGACAGTCTACTTTAGTCGTTGCGATGTCTGGCGGCGTTGATAGTTCAGTGGTTGCTGGGATATTGTGCGAACAAGGCTATAATGTAATAGGTATTACCCTGCAATTATACGATCATGGTATGGCTGTGGGCAAAAAAAATGCTTGTTGTGCAGGTCAGGATATTTATGATGCTAAAATGGTAGCAAACAAGCTTGGCATGCCTCATTATGTGCTTGATTATGAAAGTAAATTTAAAGAATCGGTAATAGATAATTTTGTTGATAGCTATTTGCGAGGTGAGACGCCTCTGCCATGCGTACAATGCAATAAATCAGTAAAATTCAGGGACTTAATCAAAACTGCTAAAGAACTTGGAGCTGATAAACTTGTTACAGGTCATTACGTACGAAAAATAAATGGTGATAATGGTCCAGAACTTCATATGGGGCTTGACCCTTTAAAAGATCAAAGTTATTTTTTATTTGCAACTACTAAAGAACAGCTTGAATATTTGGATTTCCCGCTTGGAAGTCTTACTAAAGACGAAACAAGAAAACTTGCTAGTAAATTTGGGCTTGAGGTGGCAGATAAGCCTGACAGCCAAAATATTTGCTTTGTACCTGATGGGAATTATAAGAACGTAATAAATAAGATGCGTCCTAATGCAAGCGAAAGCGGTAAGATTCTGCATATAAATGGTTTTGAGTTAGGAACTCATAGCGGCATAATTAACTATACTATAGGACAACGACGTGGTCTTGGGATATCTTACCACGAGCCTTTATATGTGATAAAGATTGATCCTAATAGTAATATAGTATATGTAGGTCCAGAATCTGCGTTAAACGTGCAGGAATTCGTAATTAAGGACGTGAATTGGCTAGCCGGTAGCCTAAAAGATGGCGAGAAGCTGGAAGTAAGCGTTAAAGTCCGCTCAACAAGACCCCCTCGTTTAGCTGAAATAAGTAAGCTTGAGGGTGACAGAATGAAAGTAAAGTTTTTGTCTGAAGAAAAGGCTGTTGCCCCTGGACAAGCATGCGTTATTTATGACGGCACAAGAGTACTTGGCGGCGGCTGGATTACTAGGGATGTGTCATCCCGTGGCTTGACCACGGGATCTTAG
- a CDS encoding MFS transporter translates to MLGYQKEQTSLSRKQKQAISLLSIGNFLEYFDLMLYVHMAVLLNKIFFSPDNPHSIKVLSAFAYCSTFVFRPFGALLFGWIGDNIGRKPVIIITTIMMACTCIGMAILPSYDEIGFAATIMVTLFRAIQGISSSTEVVGAELYITEMVKPPMQYPAVASVTIFSTLGTLAALGVATIVTSGNLNWRYLVRW, encoded by the coding sequence ATGTTAGGATATCAAAAAGAGCAGACAAGTTTAAGTAGAAAACAAAAACAGGCTATAAGTTTATTATCCATAGGAAATTTTTTAGAATATTTTGATTTGATGTTATATGTTCATATGGCTGTATTACTTAATAAAATATTTTTCTCTCCTGATAATCCTCATTCAATAAAAGTACTTTCTGCTTTTGCGTATTGTTCAACATTTGTATTTAGACCTTTTGGGGCATTACTATTTGGCTGGATAGGGGATAATATAGGGCGTAAACCGGTAATTATAATTACGACTATAATGATGGCTTGCACCTGTATTGGTATGGCTATTCTTCCTTCTTATGATGAAATAGGTTTTGCTGCTACAATAATGGTTACACTTTTTAGAGCTATTCAAGGTATTTCCTCCTCTACTGAGGTAGTTGGTGCTGAACTTTATATTACGGAAATGGTAAAACCTCCTATGCAATATCCTGCTGTAGCGTCAGTCACAATTTTTTCTACACTTGGAACTTTAGCAGCACTTGGAGTAGCTACTATCGTAACTTCCGGAAATTTAAATTGGCGTTATTTGGTGCGTTGGTAG
- the rpoH gene encoding RNA polymerase sigma factor RpoH yields MTSNINALAISSESGFYSYLQKINKIPSLTQEEEFLLAKSYLEQNDLQAAHKLVTSHLKLVAKIATGYRTYGLPVTELVSEGNIGLMQAVKKFNPELGFRLSTYAMWWIKAAIQEYILKSWSLVKMGTTAAQKKLFFSLSKIKNKITNLYSRAITSDDFVQIADELGVSVSEVSDMNIRLSGSDLSLNNTINNDDASSGELIELLPETRPSPEAIAISKEDMTHKRALLSSAMKVLNARELRILTERKLQDTPKTLDVLSSEYNISKERIRQIENTAFEKIKKFILSSDAIKAN; encoded by the coding sequence ATGACTAGTAATATTAATGCATTAGCAATCTCTAGTGAATCAGGCTTTTATAGCTACTTACAGAAAATTAACAAAATTCCTTCACTAACGCAAGAAGAAGAGTTTTTGCTGGCTAAATCTTACTTAGAGCAGAATGATCTGCAAGCGGCACATAAGTTAGTAACTAGCCATCTTAAGTTAGTTGCAAAAATTGCAACTGGTTATAGAACTTATGGTCTTCCTGTTACCGAATTAGTATCGGAAGGTAATATAGGTTTAATGCAAGCAGTAAAAAAATTCAATCCTGAGCTTGGTTTTCGTTTATCAACTTATGCTATGTGGTGGATTAAAGCAGCTATTCAAGAATATATATTAAAATCTTGGTCATTAGTAAAGATGGGTACGACTGCTGCACAGAAAAAATTATTTTTCAGCCTTAGTAAAATTAAAAATAAAATCACTAATTTATATTCAAGAGCTATTACAAGCGATGATTTTGTCCAAATCGCTGATGAATTAGGCGTTTCAGTTAGTGAAGTTTCTGATATGAATATCAGGCTTTCCGGTTCTGATTTATCATTAAATAATACTATAAATAATGATGATGCAAGTTCAGGTGAATTGATAGAATTACTACCTGAAACACGCCCAAGCCCTGAAGCTATAGCCATTAGTAAAGAAGATATGACTCATAAGAGAGCTTTATTATCTAGTGCTATGAAAGTTTTAAACGCCAGAGAATTACGTATTTTAACAGAGCGTAAATTGCAAGATACTCCTAAAACTCTCGATGTTTTAAGTAGTGAATATAATATTTCTAAAGAACGTATTAGACAAATAGAAAACACCGCTTTTGAGAAGATAAAGAAATTTATTTTGAGTAGTGATGCTATTAAAGCTAATTAG
- a CDS encoding GIY-YIG nuclease family protein, translating into MKQPVVYIITNKRNGTLYVGVTSNLTKRIYEHKNELLKGFSKKYDCKMLVFYELHDTMISAITREKQIKGGSRKRKLELIEEINQEWRDLYEEII; encoded by the coding sequence ATGAAACAACCAGTAGTATACATTATTACTAACAAAAGAAATGGTACTCTGTATGTTGGAGTAACTTCTAATCTTACTAAACGTATATATGAGCATAAAAATGAACTTTTAAAAGGATTCTCTAAAAAGTATGATTGTAAAATGCTGGTGTTTTATGAGTTACATGACACTATGATATCAGCAATCACAAGGGAAAAGCAAATAAAAGGCGGTTCAAGAAAAAGAAAGTTGGAACTTATTGAAGAAATAAATCAAGAATGGAGAGATTTATATGAAGAGATTATTTAA
- a CDS encoding glycosyltransferase family 2 protein translates to MNKISAFIITKNEAARIERAINSVKNIADEVIVVDSESTDETVAIAESLGAKVVVKPWLGYVGQKSFAEDLCKNDWILNIDADEELSKELQDEIEYIFASQNQDRYLAYQIKLLIMHRNDTRPRIFAPYNKCTRLYNKKFASFANTINSTTHDSVVFNKDVDFANKIYTLNEAAYHYSGTSIEQLVAKANFYSGEQAKDLIKQGKKPSNIRIATEMIWWFFKAFFIRRYFVFGFDGFVDSMIFAFARFLRLAKLRESSLQCNPATRSQDLKTQFVIQDPVDKPRDDNIV, encoded by the coding sequence ATGAACAAAATCTCAGCTTTTATCATTACTAAAAATGAAGCTGCAAGGATAGAACGGGCTATAAATAGCGTAAAAAACATTGCTGATGAGGTGATAGTTGTAGATAGCGAAAGTACTGATGAGACTGTAGCAATCGCTGAAAGCTTAGGAGCTAAGGTAGTAGTAAAGCCATGGCTTGGTTATGTAGGGCAGAAATCTTTTGCTGAAGATCTATGTAAAAACGATTGGATTCTTAATATTGATGCTGATGAAGAACTTTCTAAAGAGTTGCAAGACGAAATAGAATATATCTTTGCCTCTCAAAATCAAGATCGTTATTTGGCTTATCAGATAAAGCTTTTAATAATGCATCGTAATGATACACGCCCTAGAATTTTTGCCCCTTATAATAAATGCACTAGATTGTATAATAAAAAATTTGCTAGTTTTGCAAATACTATAAATAGCACCACTCATGATTCGGTAGTGTTTAATAAGGATGTTGATTTTGCAAATAAAATCTATACATTAAATGAAGCTGCTTATCACTATTCAGGTACTTCGATCGAGCAGCTAGTAGCTAAAGCAAATTTTTATTCCGGTGAGCAAGCAAAAGATTTAATTAAGCAGGGTAAAAAACCATCGAATATTCGAATAGCAACCGAAATGATATGGTGGTTTTTCAAAGCATTTTTTATTAGAAGATATTTTGTGTTCGGCTTTGATGGTTTTGTAGATTCAATGATTTTTGCTTTTGCAAGATTTTTGCGGCTTGCGAAGTTGAGAGAGTCATCACTGCAATGTAATCCCGCAACTCGATCG
- the thrS gene encoding threonine--tRNA ligase, whose translation MINISFPDGSVKQFEKNITAFEIAESISTSLAKAAMIAEINGELKDLSTQIDSDCKLRILTVKDPECLEVIRHDAAHLTAEAVKELFPETQVTIGPAIENGYYYDFARDKPFTTDDLAVIEAKMHELVKKNEKVTRELWDREKAVEFFKSIGEHYKAEIIASIPSNEPISLYRQGNFIDLCRGPHAPSTGFVKHFKLMKVAGAYWRGDSRNEVLQRIYGTAWATKEQLDSYLFMLEEAEKRDHRKLGKELDLFHFQEEAQGMVFWHDKGWSVYNTIEQYIRRKIRKNGYIEVKTPVLVDKSLWELSGHWEKFRDDMFALETDDKTLALKPMNCPCHVQIFKQGIKSYRDLPLRMSEFGLCHRNEASGALHGLMRVRSLVQDDAHIFCSEEQITEETVSFCKLLTEVYKDFSFTDIKVKFSDRPEVRAGSDKTWDKAENALKEAVEKAGYSYTLNPGEGAFYGPKLEFVLTDAIGRQWQCGTLQMDFVLPERLDASYVAASGEKKRPVMLHRAILGSLERFIGILIEEYAGRFPLWLAPVQVAIATITSDLNDYALEVQKALIESGVRVDINISPDKINYKIREFSNQKVPMIAVIGKQEKENKQVTIRRLGTTEQEVLSIEQLIELIKEENSKYI comes from the coding sequence ATGATAAATATTTCTTTCCCTGATGGGAGTGTAAAACAGTTTGAAAAGAATATTACCGCATTTGAGATAGCTGAGTCTATTTCAACATCGCTTGCTAAAGCAGCAATGATTGCTGAGATTAATGGTGAGCTTAAAGATTTAAGTACTCAAATTGATAGTGATTGTAAATTGCGTATTTTGACTGTTAAAGATCCTGAATGTCTTGAAGTTATAAGGCATGATGCTGCACATTTAACAGCGGAAGCGGTAAAAGAATTATTTCCTGAAACGCAAGTAACAATCGGTCCTGCTATCGAAAATGGTTATTACTATGATTTCGCTAGGGATAAACCTTTTACTACTGATGATTTAGCGGTTATAGAAGCTAAGATGCATGAGCTTGTTAAAAAGAATGAGAAAGTAACAAGAGAATTATGGGACAGAGAAAAGGCTGTAGAATTTTTTAAATCGATAGGTGAGCATTACAAAGCTGAAATTATTGCCTCCATCCCGTCAAATGAGCCTATTAGTTTATACAGGCAAGGTAACTTTATTGATTTATGCCGAGGTCCACACGCTCCATCTACCGGCTTTGTTAAACATTTCAAACTGATGAAAGTTGCGGGAGCTTATTGGCGTGGTGATAGCCGAAATGAGGTATTACAGCGTATATATGGTACAGCTTGGGCTACTAAAGAGCAGCTAGATAGTTATTTATTCATGCTTGAAGAAGCTGAAAAGCGTGACCATAGAAAATTAGGAAAAGAGCTTGATTTATTCCATTTTCAGGAAGAAGCTCAAGGAATGGTATTTTGGCATGATAAGGGTTGGAGTGTATATAATACTATTGAGCAATATATTAGAAGAAAGATTCGCAAAAATGGTTATATTGAGGTTAAGACCCCTGTTTTAGTTGATAAGAGTCTTTGGGAGCTTTCGGGGCATTGGGAAAAGTTCCGTGATGATATGTTTGCTTTAGAAACAGACGACAAGACGCTTGCTTTAAAGCCGATGAACTGTCCTTGTCACGTACAGATTTTTAAGCAGGGTATTAAGAGCTATCGAGATTTGCCGCTTCGTATGTCAGAGTTTGGCTTATGCCATCGTAATGAGGCGTCAGGTGCTTTACACGGGTTAATGAGAGTGCGAAGTTTAGTGCAGGATGATGCACATATATTTTGCAGCGAGGAACAAATTACTGAGGAAACAGTTAGCTTTTGTAAGTTACTGACAGAGGTTTATAAGGATTTCAGTTTTACTGATATAAAAGTAAAATTCTCTGATCGACCGGAGGTTAGAGCTGGTAGCGATAAGACTTGGGATAAGGCTGAGAATGCTTTAAAAGAGGCAGTAGAGAAAGCCGGTTATAGCTATACACTAAACCCGGGCGAGGGTGCTTTTTATGGTCCTAAGCTTGAATTTGTGTTAACCGATGCAATAGGGCGTCAATGGCAATGTGGAACTCTGCAAATGGATTTTGTTTTGCCTGAGCGTTTAGATGCTAGCTATGTTGCAGCAAGTGGTGAGAAAAAAAGACCTGTGATGTTACATAGAGCAATACTTGGCTCGCTTGAGCGTTTTATTGGGATATTAATCGAAGAATATGCAGGACGTTTTCCTTTATGGCTTGCTCCTGTACAGGTTGCAATAGCTACCATTACAAGTGATTTAAACGATTATGCTTTAGAAGTACAAAAAGCTTTAATTGAGAGTGGCGTGCGAGTCGATATTAATATATCACCCGATAAAATTAACTATAAAATTCGTGAATTTTCTAACCAGAAAGTACCAATGATTGCGGTAATTGGAAAACAAGAAAAAGAGAATAAACAAGTAACTATTCGAAGACTTGGAACTACCGAGCAGGAAGTATTATCGATTGAGCAGTTGATAGAGCTTATTAAGGAAGAGAATAGTAAGTATATTTAG
- the hisS gene encoding histidine--tRNA ligase — protein MTDKLQPLRGMKDLLPDDYKVHDYIINKAKEVGELYGYKQMSTPVLEYTKVFNRSMGESSDVISKEIYSFLDKSDESVALRPEFTAGIVRAFISNGLQHKLPLKLFSTGPVFRYDRPQAGRQRQFHQLNYEYLGAKGAISDAETLKLAVDILESLEVLADTILELNSLGCSQSRATYQQKLVEYLNDFKDELSEDSKIRLTKNPMRILDSKSEIDQKIIANAPILSEYYTDESKEYFEELLKYLDILGIKYTINARLVRGLNYYCHTAFEFTTTKLGSQSTILAGGRYDGLSRIMGNNDEVPAIGFAAGIERIALMREYNIDSVTPIFVLPIGENNIPHSLKIADQLRLHNISALIEVSGKMAKRMQRALNDNAKFIVFIGDEEQVNNKLKIKDLEKQEEYILDFSKTIELLKKP, from the coding sequence ATGACTGATAAACTCCAACCACTTCGAGGAATGAAAGATCTTTTGCCGGATGATTATAAAGTTCATGATTATATAATCAATAAAGCAAAAGAGGTTGGGGAATTATATGGCTATAAGCAAATGAGTACGCCAGTACTCGAATATACCAAAGTCTTTAATCGCTCAATGGGTGAAAGCTCTGACGTAATTAGTAAAGAAATCTACAGCTTTTTAGATAAAAGCGATGAATCAGTAGCACTACGTCCTGAATTTACAGCAGGGATTGTAAGAGCTTTTATTTCTAACGGCTTGCAGCATAAACTACCTCTCAAATTATTTTCTACTGGTCCTGTTTTTCGTTATGATAGACCGCAAGCAGGGCGTCAAAGACAATTCCACCAGCTAAATTATGAATATTTAGGGGCTAAAGGAGCAATCTCTGACGCTGAAACCTTAAAATTAGCAGTAGATATACTTGAAAGTTTAGAGGTTTTAGCCGATACTATTTTAGAGCTAAACTCTCTTGGTTGCAGTCAGTCACGTGCTACTTATCAGCAAAAATTAGTAGAATATCTAAATGACTTTAAGGATGAATTATCAGAAGATAGTAAAATAAGGCTAACTAAAAACCCGATGCGGATTCTTGATTCTAAAAGCGAAATCGATCAAAAAATAATAGCAAATGCCCCTATTTTATCAGAGTATTATACTGATGAGTCAAAAGAATATTTCGAAGAGCTATTAAAATATCTTGATATTTTAGGCATAAAATACACCATAAATGCACGCCTAGTTAGAGGACTTAATTATTACTGCCATACTGCTTTTGAATTTACGACTACAAAGCTAGGAAGCCAATCCACTATTCTTGCCGGCGGGCGTTATGATGGGCTTAGTCGCATTATGGGCAATAACGATGAAGTACCAGCGATAGGTTTTGCAGCAGGAATTGAACGAATAGCCTTGATGCGGGAATATAATATAGATTCGGTAACTCCAATATTTGTATTGCCAATAGGTGAGAATAATATTCCGCATTCTTTAAAAATAGCCGATCAATTACGCTTACATAACATATCTGCGTTGATAGAAGTAAGTGGTAAAATGGCAAAAAGAATGCAAAGAGCTTTAAATGATAATGCCAAATTCATTGTCTTTATCGGTGACGAAGAACAAGTAAATAACAAACTCAAAATCAAAGATTTAGAAAAGCAAGAAGAGTATATTTTGGACTTTTCGAAAACAATTGAGTTGCTAAAAAAGCCTTAG
- a CDS encoding HdaA/DnaA family protein has product MQYIFPFNNSSKYHPEEFIVSESNALAYNALQNWQNSFGVNPYKFTLLIKGPASSGKTYLTKIWQNLSNAYVIKDIFFDDKILANHNAFIIEDIENWQETALLHLFNLINEKQKYLLLTSNNKGKNFTLPDLSSRINSVLNVLLYPPDDELIKILIFKHFATSSVTISQIVIDFLLVNLPREYNKILEILEYINNFALTSKRKITIPLVKEALNFVNISY; this is encoded by the coding sequence ATGCAATATATATTTCCTTTTAATAATTCTTCAAAATATCACCCTGAGGAATTTATTGTTTCTGAGTCTAATGCTCTAGCTTATAATGCTTTACAAAATTGGCAGAATAGCTTTGGCGTTAATCCTTATAAGTTTACTTTACTAATAAAGGGTCCTGCCTCTTCAGGCAAAACCTATCTAACCAAAATATGGCAAAATTTAAGCAATGCTTATGTAATTAAAGATATTTTTTTTGATGATAAGATTTTAGCAAATCATAATGCTTTCATTATTGAGGATATAGAAAATTGGCAGGAAACAGCGTTGCTGCATCTATTTAATCTTATTAATGAAAAGCAAAAATATCTTTTGCTTACATCTAATAATAAAGGTAAAAATTTTACCTTACCTGATCTATCATCACGTATTAATTCTGTATTAAATGTTCTGCTTTATCCTCCTGATGATGAATTAATTAAAATTTTAATATTTAAACATTTTGCTACATCTTCTGTAACAATATCACAAATAGTAATAGATTTTTTATTAGTAAATTTGCCTAGAGAATATAACAAAATTTTAGAAATATTAGAGTATATCAATAACTTTGCGTTAACTTCTAAGAGAAAAATAACTATTCCATTAGTTAAAGAAGCTTTAAATTTTGTAAATATTTCTTACTAA
- a CDS encoding phosphoribosylaminoimidazolesuccinocarboxamide synthase has product MKKKLYEGSSKTLYTSEEEFLLVMAFSDRATLENGEIIDVSGKGVLNNNISSFVMNKLEMIGIENHFIEKLNMREQLIQYVEMFPLQVVVSSVACGRFVKEFGMDEGFVFDKPIIDFKVKSREFKYPIVNEHQILNFGWLTKDEINTVKKQALRIYDFLSGLFIGIGIRLVECSLEFGRVFTGEESLVMLTDEISPDTCKLWHINSNERLGFELLEKDPAKAYESYKLIADRLKEK; this is encoded by the coding sequence ATGAAAAAAAAACTATATGAAGGTTCAAGTAAAACCCTATATACTTCTGAAGAAGAGTTTTTGCTTGTAATGGCTTTTTCTGATAGAGCTACTTTAGAAAATGGTGAAATTATTGATGTATCAGGCAAAGGAGTGCTTAATAATAATATCTCTTCTTTTGTAATGAATAAGCTTGAAATGATTGGCATTGAAAATCATTTTATTGAAAAGCTGAATATGAGAGAGCAGTTAATTCAATATGTTGAGATGTTTCCTCTGCAAGTAGTCGTATCTTCTGTTGCGTGCGGTAGGTTTGTAAAAGAATTTGGCATGGATGAAGGCTTTGTATTTGATAAGCCAATAATTGACTTTAAAGTAAAAAGTCGTGAGTTTAAATATCCGATAGTTAATGAACATCAAATATTAAATTTTGGTTGGTTAACTAAAGATGAAATTAATACAGTTAAAAAGCAAGCTTTGCGTATATATGACTTCCTAAGCGGTTTGTTCATCGGCATCGGTATTAGGCTTGTTGAATGCAGCCTTGAATTTGGACGGGTATTTACCGGTGAGGAATCTTTGGTAATGTTAACTGATGAAATTAGCCCTGATACTTGTAAATTATGGCATATTAATAGTAATGAAAGACTAGGATTTGAATTGCTAGAAAAAGACCCAGCTAAAGCTTATGAATCATATAAATTAATAGCTGATCGTTTAAAAGAAAAATAA
- a CDS encoding amino acid permease translates to MSFLRKKSFESVKEIGSSSGLSKTLGAFDLILLGLGAMIGTGVFVVTGIIAAKYAGPAVMLSYAIAGITCIFVAFVYTELAAMLPTSGSIYTYSYVAFGEVFAWMIGSVIILELGVASGIVAAGWSGYVQGILAAGGIELPKALTTVPTNGGIVNLPAFLISVFIGFILFLGTKDSKKLNAILVFVKMAAIFVFIIAAAPHFDATNWSNFMPFGFSNVLVGASILFLAFTGFGTIATAAEECKNPKRDIMIGIIGSLILTTIVYVAMAGLVTGIAPFDQLNNDQPLAYALTINNSKIGSAIVATGAVCGMMTVLMMNIYGTSRIFYAIARDGLLPKSFAKLHPKYDSPYITIIIFASLAAILGGFCSTELLTQLTSMGAIIDYITVATIVLLFRTRLPNAQRPFKCPLVYIIAPFIICACVYLLFIQVFDGEFNLHTAGRALLIWFVTIFVLYIVRSFFMKKEI, encoded by the coding sequence ATGAGTTTTTTAAGAAAGAAAAGTTTTGAATCAGTAAAGGAAATAGGTAGCTCGAGCGGTCTTAGTAAGACTCTTGGAGCATTTGACCTAATACTACTTGGACTTGGTGCTATGATTGGTACCGGCGTGTTCGTTGTTACCGGCATAATAGCCGCTAAATATGCAGGTCCTGCTGTAATGTTATCATACGCAATTGCAGGTATTACCTGTATTTTTGTAGCTTTTGTTTACACTGAGCTTGCGGCAATGCTTCCGACATCCGGTAGTATTTATACTTATTCCTATGTTGCATTCGGTGAAGTATTTGCTTGGATGATTGGTAGCGTTATAATATTAGAGTTAGGAGTTGCTTCAGGAATAGTTGCTGCCGGTTGGTCTGGTTACGTACAAGGGATACTCGCAGCTGGTGGAATTGAGTTGCCGAAAGCTTTAACTACAGTGCCGACAAATGGCGGTATAGTAAATTTACCTGCATTTTTAATTTCGGTATTTATTGGGTTCATTCTATTTTTAGGTACTAAAGACAGTAAAAAATTAAATGCTATTTTAGTATTTGTTAAAATGGCGGCGATATTCGTCTTTATAATTGCTGCTGCTCCACATTTTGATGCAACTAATTGGAGCAATTTTATGCCGTTTGGTTTTAGTAATGTCTTAGTTGGTGCATCTATTTTATTCTTAGCCTTTACAGGATTTGGAACAATTGCAACTGCTGCCGAAGAGTGTAAAAACCCAAAGCGTGATATAATGATCGGTATTATCGGCTCGCTCATTTTAACTACTATAGTATATGTAGCAATGGCAGGTCTTGTTACGGGTATTGCACCTTTTGATCAGTTAAATAACGATCAACCGCTTGCTTATGCTTTAACTATCAACAACAGTAAAATCGGCTCAGCTATCGTTGCAACCGGTGCAGTTTGCGGTATGATGACGGTGTTAATGATGAATATTTATGGTACTTCACGTATTTTTTACGCTATCGCACGTGATGGGTTACTACCAAAAAGCTTTGCAAAATTACATCCTAAGTACGATAGCCCATACATTACAATTATAATATTTGCATCTTTAGCTGCTATTCTTGGAGGATTTTGTTCAACGGAATTATTGACCCAATTAACTTCGATGGGAGCAATTATTGACTACATAACTGTTGCAACAATAGTGTTGTTGTTTAGAACAAGACTACCGAATGCTCAAAGACCTTTTAAATGTCCTTTGGTATATATTATTGCTCCTTTTATTATATGTGCATGTGTATATTTGTTATTTATTCAAGTATTTGATGGTGAATTTAATTTACATACTGCAGGACGTGCTTTATTAATTTGGTTTGTTACGATATTTGTTTTATATATTGTGAGATCATTTTTTATGAAAAAAGAAATATAG
- a CDS encoding cytochrome c oxidase assembly protein translates to MSKKSNKNLAFSLLGLIISMVLLSFAAVPLYNLFCKVTGYGGTTNRETVSIYSKVKGTRPIIIEFDANVDKNLPWRFIPRQQRVQIVPGQNTLVFYETENLSSNDIIGTSIYNVTPNKAGKYFVKIHCFCFEEQLLKAGEKVLMPVTFYIDKDFENDPEMRDVKVLTLSYSFFKVRDVKK, encoded by the coding sequence ATGTCTAAAAAATCTAATAAGAATTTAGCGTTTTCCTTATTAGGACTAATAATTAGCATGGTACTACTTAGCTTTGCTGCCGTACCGCTTTATAACTTATTTTGTAAAGTTACGGGATATGGCGGTACTACTAATAGAGAAACAGTAAGTATCTACTCTAAAGTCAAAGGAACTAGACCTATAATTATTGAGTTTGATGCTAATGTCGATAAAAATCTACCTTGGCGTTTTATTCCAAGACAGCAGAGAGTGCAGATTGTTCCGGGACAAAATACTTTAGTTTTTTATGAAACAGAAAATTTAAGTAGTAACGATATTATAGGAACTTCAATTTATAACGTTACTCCTAATAAAGCAGGAAAATATTTTGTAAAGATTCATTGTTTTTGTTTCGAAGAACAATTATTAAAAGCCGGTGAGAAAGTTTTAATGCCAGTCACGTTTTATATAGATAAGGATTTCGAAAACGATCCTGAAATGAGAGATGTAAAAGTACTTACCTTGTCTTATAGCTTTTTCAAAGTACGAGATGTTAAAAAATAA